In one Brevibacillus choshinensis genomic region, the following are encoded:
- the truA gene encoding tRNA pseudouridine(38-40) synthase TruA gives MRRLKCVVAYDGTDFSGFQVQPDQVTVQGEIEAALQRITGEEAQIAGSGRTDAGVHARGQVIHFDTASNIPLEKWGFVLNNQLPDSIVVRSIEEAETTFHARFDVQVKEYRYCIDNNPVADVFRHRYADHIRFPLDVEAMQQAAHHLEGEHDFTSFCSAKTYVEDKVRTVYGLTVERLGNEVWVTCRGNGFLYNMVRIIVGTLVEVGQGKRQPDELQDILVACDREMAGKTAPAKGLTMWEVVY, from the coding sequence TTGAGAAGGCTCAAATGTGTCGTAGCTTACGACGGTACCGATTTTAGTGGCTTTCAGGTGCAGCCTGATCAAGTAACGGTACAGGGAGAGATCGAAGCAGCCCTGCAGCGAATCACGGGCGAGGAGGCCCAGATAGCTGGTTCTGGGCGTACCGATGCGGGTGTCCATGCGCGTGGTCAGGTCATTCATTTTGATACGGCTAGCAACATTCCATTGGAAAAATGGGGTTTTGTGCTGAACAATCAATTGCCTGACTCGATTGTGGTTCGCTCGATCGAAGAGGCGGAGACGACCTTTCACGCCCGTTTTGATGTACAGGTAAAGGAATACCGCTATTGTATCGATAACAACCCTGTAGCAGATGTATTTCGTCATCGGTACGCGGATCATATTCGCTTTCCGCTCGATGTAGAGGCCATGCAACAGGCTGCCCACCATTTGGAGGGGGAACACGACTTTACTTCTTTTTGCTCGGCGAAGACCTATGTGGAGGACAAAGTCCGGACCGTCTATGGATTGACCGTCGAGCGCTTGGGGAATGAGGTCTGGGTGACCTGCCGGGGGAATGGCTTTTTGTACAATATGGTGAGAATCATAGTAGGAACATTGGTGGAAGTCGGGCAAGGCAAACGTCAGCCCGATGAGCTTCAGGACATTCTCGTAGCCTGTGATCGGGAAATGGCTGGTAAAACAGCACCCGCTAAAGGATTAACGATGTGGGAAGTCGTCTACTAG
- the rplM gene encoding 50S ribosomal protein L13 gives MRTTYMAKPLEVERKWYIVDAEGQTLGRLASEVASILRGKLKPEFTPHVDAGDFVIVINADKVKLTGKKLQDKIYYTHSLYPGGLKKTTAGDMLNKRPDRLFELAVKGMLPKNSLGRQMFTKLKVYAGTEHPHAAQKPEVWQIRG, from the coding sequence ATGCGTACCACATATATGGCGAAACCGCTCGAAGTTGAGCGTAAATGGTACATCGTTGACGCAGAAGGTCAAACGCTTGGCCGTCTGGCTAGCGAAGTAGCTTCGATCCTGCGCGGCAAACTGAAACCTGAATTTACTCCTCACGTTGATGCTGGCGATTTCGTAATCGTAATCAACGCTGACAAAGTAAAACTGACAGGTAAAAAATTGCAAGACAAAATCTACTACACTCACTCCCTGTATCCAGGTGGTTTGAAAAAGACCACTGCTGGCGACATGCTGAACAAGAGACCAGATCGTCTGTTCGAACTGGCTGTAAAAGGCATGCTGCCTAAAAACAGCCTGGGACGTCAAATGTTCACCAAGCTGAAAGTATACGCTGGAACTGAGCACCCGCATGCAGCACAAAAACCAGAAGTTTGGCAAATTCGCGGTTAA
- the rpsI gene encoding 30S ribosomal protein S9 — translation MAQVQYYGTGRRKHSVARVRLVPGEGRIVINKREMDTYFGLETLKLIVKQPLVLTETLGRYDVLVNVNGGGTTGQAGAIRHGVARALLKADPELRGALKRAGFLTRDPRMKERKKYGLKAARRAPQFSKR, via the coding sequence GTGGCACAAGTACAATACTACGGTACAGGTCGTCGTAAGCACTCCGTTGCACGCGTTCGCCTGGTTCCAGGTGAAGGTCGCATTGTGATCAACAAGCGTGAAATGGACACTTACTTTGGTTTGGAAACACTGAAATTGATCGTAAAACAACCACTCGTTCTGACTGAAACCCTCGGTCGTTACGATGTTCTGGTTAACGTAAACGGCGGCGGAACCACTGGTCAAGCTGGTGCAATCCGTCACGGCGTAGCTCGCGCTCTGTTGAAAGCAGATCCGGAACTGCGCGGCGCTCTGAAACGCGCTGGCTTCCTGACTCGCGATCCTCGTATGAAAGAGCGTAAAAAATACGGCTTGAAAGCAGCTCGTCGCGCACCTCAATTCTCCAAGCGCTAA